One Carassius gibelio isolate Cgi1373 ecotype wild population from Czech Republic chromosome A7, carGib1.2-hapl.c, whole genome shotgun sequence DNA window includes the following coding sequences:
- the LOC128016786 gene encoding C-C motif chemokine 8-like: MRQYCLCLFIGLLAVAFLQSGVRGNNANLPSECCFNLYGRKLPIAKIDSYIETRVDCTKPGVIFVTKKSFRICVDPQLSWVKTAMKAVDERDL, from the exons ATGCGTCAGTATTGTCTTTGTCTTTTTATTGGTCTTCTGGCAGTTGCATTCCTCCAGTCTGGTGTAAGGGGCAACA ATGCCAATTTACCATCTGAATGCTGTTTTAATCTTTATGGGAGAAAACTCCCCATTGCTAAAATTGATTCCTACATCGAGACAAGAGTGGATTGCACCAAACCCGGAGTCAT TTTTGTCACAAAGAAGAGTTTTCGTATATGCGTGGATCCTCAGCTGAGCTGGGTGAAGACTGCCATGAAAGCAGTGGATGAGCGTGATCTTTAG